CGTCCGCGAGCGCTGCGCGCGGCCAACCGTGGCGCAGCGGGCTATGGTGTCCGCCCCTTCTCTGGCGGATTGTGGATCGCCCTGCAGGGTCTGCAAAGCGATGCGCCGGCGGTTGTGGCCGCGGCGCGGGCGCAGACCGAACAGCTCCGCGCGGCGCCCATCGTTGTACTCGACATGCGCGGCAATAGCGGCGGGTCGAGTTCCTATGGTCGCGAGCTCGCCCGGATTGTTTTCGGCGATGCGCGCGTAGAGGCGATGCTGGAGGCCGATGGCGACGATACGTGCAGTTCGTTATGGCGCGCTTCGCCGCGGAATCTTGCGCGTGCTCGGCAATACATCGAGATCCTAAATCTCGGCCCACAAGCCATGGCGGATTTGCGCCAACAGGCCGAAGAAACCGCCGCGGCACTCGCCGCCGGGCAGGACTTTGAAGGCGATCCGTTCTGTGGCGACGCCGGGGAGCCTTCAACCCCCGCGAGCCCGCCGCCGGCTGACGCGCGAGGGCGTGTTGTGGTGTTGACCGACAATGCCTGCTTCAGTTCTTGCCTGCTCGTCACCGATGATTTCCGTACGCTCGGTGCGCTGCATGTCGGCCAATCGACCGATGCGAACACGCACTATTCGGAGGTGCGCGAGGATCGGCTGCCGTCCGGATTGTCGATGTTCTCGACCTTGCAAGCGATGATGCCGAGTGCGCCGCCGCAGATTGGCCCGTTTGAACCCGCGCTCCGCTATGACGGGGATATGAGCGATTCCACCGCTCTCGAAGCTTGGGTTGCCGAGGTGGCCGCCCGTTAGAACGAGGCCTACCCCTAGGCGAACTGGCGCTGGCGGCGCGGCCGGTGTTAGATCGCCGAAACGGGAGGAGCTTGCGCTATGTCAGACGCCAGCCTTGAAGCATTCCGCGCGGAGGCGCGCGCTTGGCTTGACGAAAACTGCCCGCAATCCATGCGCACGCCATTCGGGAGTGAGGACGAAATCGTATGGGGCGGACGCAACGGCAAGTTCTTCAGCGCTGACGCCAAGCTCTGGCTCGCCCGCATGGCGGAACGTGGCTGGACCGCGCCGATTTGGCCCAAGCAATATGGCGGCGGCGGCCTCAGCAACAGCGAGAACGCGGTGCTGCAAAGCGAGCTGAAGCGCATCAATGCGCGCCCGGCGCTCTATTCGTTCGGCCTGTGGATGCTCGGGCCGGTTTTGCTCGAGTACGCCAACGAAGAGCAGAAGAAGGAGCATCTGCCGAAAATTGCGCGCGGCGAAATTCGCTGGTGCCAAGGCTATTCCGAGCCGGGCGCGGGTTCCGATCTCGCCGGTCTGCAGACCAAGTGCGAGGACAAAGGCGATCACTGGCTCATCAACGGCCAGAAGGTGTGGACGTCTTACGCAAACTACGCCGACTGGTGTTTCTGCCTTGTGCGCACCGACACGAGCGTGAAGCACGAAGGCATTTCGTTTGTGCTGATCGACATGACCACGAAGGGCGTCGAGACGCGGCCGATCAAACTCATCTCCGGCGCTTCGCCGTTCTGCGAGACGTTTTTCACCGACGTGAAGATCCCCAAGGAGAACATGGTCGGACGATTGAATGGCGGTTGGGAGATCGCCAAGCGCTTGCTGCAATATGAACGCACTAACATTTCCGGCTTCGGCTCGGGCGCGCGTGTCGACGTGGTGGATATTGCTCGCGACACAATTGGCCTGGGTGATGACGGCCGCTTGGCGGACGGCGATCTCCGAGCGCGCATCGCCCAGCATAAAATGGCGGAGCGCGCCTACGCTCTGACAACACAGCGTGCGCAAGAGGAAGCCAAAGCCGGACAAAATGTCAGCCACATGGCGTCGATGTTCAAAGTGGCGGGCGCCAGGCTCAACATTGAACGGTGCGAGTTGATGGTGGAGGCGGCGGGCTCGCGCGCCTTCGGTTGGAGCGGCGATGGCTTCGACCGAGACGAACTTGCCGTCACGCGCGGCTGGCTGCGCTCCAAGGGCAATTCGATCGAAGGCGGCACGACCGAGGTGAACCTCAACGTCGTCGCCAAGCGCGTGCTTGGTTTGAGGGACACGCAATGACGTTTACGCTCAACGAAGAACAGACTTTGCTGCGCGACGCGGCGCGTGATTTTTGTCGTGAGCAAGCGCCGGTGGCGCGGCTGCGCAAACTGCGCGACGACAAGAAGAATGGCGTCGATCCGGAGCTGTGGCGCGAGATGGCCACGATGGGGTGGGCCGGTATTCTTGTGCCCGACGAATATGGCGGGGCGGGGCTCGGGTATGTGGGGCTGGGCCTCGTGCTTGAGGCCGCCGGGCGTACCTTGGCGGCCTCGCCTTTGCACTCAACGGCGATGGTTGGCGCCAGCGCCTTGTTGCTGGGCGGCAGTGACGCGCAGAAAGCAGAGTGGCTGCCGAAAATCGCGTCGGGGGAATGCGTGGTTGCGTTCGCTGTCGATGAAGGCGCGCACCACGCGCCGAAACGGAGCCTGCTCAAGATTGCCGGCGGCAAAATAAGCGGTTCAAAAAAGTACGTTGCGGACGGGCACATCGCCGATCTGTTTATCGTCGCCGGCCCCAAAGACTTGTATCTCGTGAGGGCGAATGCGTCCGGCGTGTCGCGCCAAGCATTGATCACTGTCGACAGCCGCGGCGCCGCCGACATGACGTTCGACGATGCGCCGGCCGAGGCGTTGGCGGGCGGCGCGGAACTTGTGGAGCGGGTGCTTGATCGCGCCGCCGCCGGCTTGGCGGCGGAGATGCTTGGGCAGGCCCAAGAGGCGTTTGAGATCACCGGCGAATACTTGAAAACGCGAAAGCAGTTCGGCCAAGTGATCGGCGGATTCCAGGCGCTGCAGCACCGCGCGGCGAAGATGTTTACCGAGATCGAGCTGACGCGGTCGTGCGTCTTGGCTGCTTTGGACGCGTTGGACCGCGGCGCCGGTGACGTCGCCGCGTTGGCGAGCCTGGCCAAGGCGCGCGCCGGCGACACGCTGCATCTTGTGTCGAATGAGTTCGTGCAAATGCATGGCGGCATCGGCATGACCGATGAGCACGACGCTGGGCTCTATCTGAAACGCGCGCGCGTCGCCGAGGCGCTCTATGGCAGCGCGAGCTATCATCGCGATCGCTACGCGCGCTTGCTGGGCTTTTAGGACGCGATCGAATGCGCGCCGACGGTGGCGCGTGCGCCGAAATAGGCGCCGGCGAGCTTCACCAGGTGCGACGCGATGATGATGGGCGCCGCGTCCAACCAACCGCGCACGCCATCGACACTTACAGTAAGTCCAGTCGAAAGCGCGACGAAGCCCAGCCAAAACAAAAAAGCCGACGCCATACGGTGCTCGATCGCTGCGCGGCCAAGCCAGAAGGCGAGTGCGTAGAAGATTGCGGCGCCTGCAACGACGGAGATCACTGGCGCGGCGAAGCGCACGTGGTTGAGGTAATGATCTTCGCCTTGCCCAGGCGCGATGACATTGCTGTAAGTCAGCATGTAAGCGGCGGTGGCGGCGATCAGCAGAATCTGCGCCAGGAACGCGGCTGCCAGAATCCGTAAGAAGGGTGGGCGGGGGCTCGTCATGGGCGCCACCTTAGCGCAACCGCGACCGTGCGCAGGTGAGCGTTGCAGTGAACCTTATGGGTCGAGCAAAAGTCGCTCGCACGCGGCGATCATCGCTTCGTCCTTGTTGTCCACAACGATCGTGCCTTCGGCCATGAGGAAGGCATAGAACAAGAGCGCGCGCCCCTTGGCGTCCTTTGCGGGTACGCCGCGCTGCTCCATGAGGCCAGCGAAATAGGTCAGCCGGGTGCGATCGATCACGCGCACGACGCGTGCGGCGTCCTTATCGCGCCGCGCCCAGAGGCGGATGGCGAGCTCAATCGCGGCGCCGCGCTCGGCGCGGGGCCCCGAATAGGGCAGCGCGAGCAATTCCTTGAGCCAATCCTTCACGGTGGCGTCGGCTCGCTCGATGCGGGGGCGTAGGCGATAGGTGGCGCGACGGCGCCAATCGCGCAGCACCGCCCGGAGCAGTGCGTCGTGGTCCTTGAAGTGCCAGTAAAAACTGCCGCGCGTGACGCCGAGTTTTTTCGCCAATCGATCGACCCGAATGGCGTCAACACCGCCTTCGGCGAGAGCGTCCATGGCCGCCTCGACCCACGCTTCGGCGTCCAGTGTGGTCACATTGGCCGGCGCCGGTTTGGAGCGGGGGCGTCGCGGAGAAGGCTCTGAAGTCATTAGAAACGCACCGTAATTCTCCACCGCGACGACGATGTGACGGCCCAAGGGCGTGGCGCCGGCGCCACCCTTTCGCCGGTCCTGGACGATTCCATACACAAGTGTATGGCGCGAGCCAAACACTTATGTATGTTGGCTCCAACGGCGCCAAAGATGCGTCTAGGGAAGCGGGAGGAGAATTTATGTCTAGTTCACGAGGCGGCGCCAACGCGCCGGGGCGGCGCAATGGCTTGGGTTTCAAGCTGGCGCTTGGGCTTGGCACGGCGATGTGCCTGGCCGCGCCAACGGCGGCATTGGCGCAGGCAACCGATGTGCTGGATGACGAGATCATCGTCACCGCCACGAAGCGTGGCGACGCTATCGCGCAAGATATCCCAATCGCGATCACGGCGTTCAATGACGCGCAATTGCAGGCGTTGAACTTCCAAGATCTGCAGAGCTTGAGCTACACGATCCCGAACGTGCAGATGGAAGACATCGGCACGGCGCCCGGCGTCGCAAACTTCAGCATTCGCGGTATCGGTATTGCGAGTTCGATTCCATCTATCGATCCCACCGTCGGCGTGTTCGTCGATGGCGTGTATCTCGGCATCAACAGCGGGGTCGTCGTCGACAATTTCGACCTCGCAGGCGTTGAAGTGCTCCGTGGCCCGCAAGGCACGCTCTACGGGCGTAACGTCACAGGTGGCGCGGTACTCATCCGCACCAAAGGCCCGACGGACGAACTCGAAGTCAGCGCGCGCGCCGGCGTCGAAACCGGAACGCGCATGTATCAGGACGCGGCGATTTCGGGTCCGATCTTCGGCAGCACTCTAACGGGTCGCGTGGCAGGCTATCACAGCGATGACGATGGATGGTTCCACAACGACTTCAACGGTCAGGAGCAAGGCGCGAACGAACTGACGATCTTGCGGGGATCTTTGCAGTGGAGACCGAGCGACTCGTTCGACATCCTCGTTCGCGGTGAGATGCAGGATGGCGACGGGGATGGCCCTGCAGGTCAGAACCACGCGCTCTTTGCGCGTGATTCCTTCAACTTCGCTATCGACAATCCAGGCTTTGCGACAAGCGAAATTCGTAGCCTCACAGGCGAGATGAACTGGGACGTCGGCTTTGGCGACGGCACCATCACATCCATCATCGGCTGGCGCGAAAACACCGGGCTTTCCGGGTCTGACATCGATGCGACGTCCGGCCACGGTTTCCACGCTCGTGCGGTGAACCTGCAAGAGCAGGTGAGTGGCGAATTGCGTTATGCTGGTACGTTTGGCAGTCTCGATGTCACCACCGGCCTCTACTATTTCGACCAAAGTCTGCTCTACATCGAAGAACGTTCGCTGGCTGGCGGCGCGGTGCTCCGCGTCGGCGGCGGTGATGGTGACTTTGACTCGATGGGCGCGTTCGTTAGCACCGATTGGCACCTGAACGACGCACTGACCTTCAATGCCGGCATTCGCTACAGCGAAGAAAACAAGGAAGCGCGTATTTCGCGTATTCGTTCGGCGACGGATCCGCTCGACGGTGCAAACGTCGTGCCGGGTGAAGGAATTCGCGGCGGCAGTATCGCGACGCGCACTCTTGTCTATTCGGACAGCCCTTTCGATCTCTCCTGGAACGACGTATCGCCGCGGGTCGGCGTCCAATATGAGCCTAGCGACAACACGAACCTCTATGCGTTCTGGGCCAAGGGCTTCCGTTCAGGCGGCGTGAACTTCCGCGTTACCACGTTCGGCAACGCTCTGATCAGCGGCGCACCGACCGCATTCGACGCAGAAGAACAGAGCTCGTTTGAAATCGGCTTGAAGCAGGATCTGTTTGACGGCGTCGCGCGCTTGAACCTCGCGTGGTTTCACAACACGATCGACGACATGCAGCGCGAAACCAACGTTGCTGACCCGGTCGCTGGCGTTCAGCAGGTCATCGTCAACGCGGGTGACGCCATTCTTCAAGGCTTCGACGCGGAATTGCGTTTGCGTCCGGCCAGCTATCTCACGTTCACGGCACAAGTTGGCTACGTCGACGCCTCTTATGACAGCATCAACGCTGATCTGAGTGGCGACGGCCTCGTCAACGGCACCGACTTGGCGTTGAAAATTCCGCGCGTGGCGCCCTGGACCTACGGTTTCAGCGTGATCCACGATCTCGACGTGTTCGATTGGGCGACGTTGTCGAGCCGCGTGAGCTTCAACCACCGTGACTCGAGCTTCTACACCGACAACAATCGCGGCACGCTCGAAGATGCGGATATACTGGATGCGAACTTCACGCTTACGCCTAACGAGGGCCCAT
This window of the alpha proteobacterium U9-1i genome carries:
- a CDS encoding outer membrane receptor proteins, mostly Fe transport; the protein is MSSSRGGANAPGRRNGLGFKLALGLGTAMCLAAPTAALAQATDVLDDEIIVTATKRGDAIAQDIPIAITAFNDAQLQALNFQDLQSLSYTIPNVQMEDIGTAPGVANFSIRGIGIASSIPSIDPTVGVFVDGVYLGINSGVVVDNFDLAGVEVLRGPQGTLYGRNVTGGAVLIRTKGPTDELEVSARAGVETGTRMYQDAAISGPIFGSTLTGRVAGYHSDDDGWFHNDFNGQEQGANELTILRGSLQWRPSDSFDILVRGEMQDGDGDGPAGQNHALFARDSFNFAIDNPGFATSEIRSLTGEMNWDVGFGDGTITSIIGWRENTGLSGSDIDATSGHGFHARAVNLQEQVSGELRYAGTFGSLDVTTGLYYFDQSLLYIEERSLAGGAVLRVGGGDGDFDSMGAFVSTDWHLNDALTFNAGIRYSEENKEARISRIRSATDPLDGANVVPGEGIRGGSIATRTLVYSDSPFDLSWNDVSPRVGVQYEPSDNTNLYAFWAKGFRSGGVNFRVTTFGNALISGAPTAFDAEEQSSFEIGLKQDLFDGVARLNLAWFHNTIDDMQRETNVADPVAGVQQVIVNAGDAILQGFDAELRLRPASYLTFTAQVGYVDASYDSINADLSGDGLVNGTDLALKIPRVAPWTYGFSVIHDLDVFDWATLSSRVSFNHRDSSFYTDNNRGTLEDADILDANFTLTPNEGPWQFAIYGNNLTNEVTYGNDTQLPDAALFGGDGAGPRPPPTFSPLNRGQVLGAELRFRF
- a CDS encoding acyl-CoA dehydrogenase family protein, encoding MSDASLEAFRAEARAWLDENCPQSMRTPFGSEDEIVWGGRNGKFFSADAKLWLARMAERGWTAPIWPKQYGGGGLSNSENAVLQSELKRINARPALYSFGLWMLGPVLLEYANEEQKKEHLPKIARGEIRWCQGYSEPGAGSDLAGLQTKCEDKGDHWLINGQKVWTSYANYADWCFCLVRTDTSVKHEGISFVLIDMTTKGVETRPIKLISGASPFCETFFTDVKIPKENMVGRLNGGWEIAKRLLQYERTNISGFGSGARVDVVDIARDTIGLGDDGRLADGDLRARIAQHKMAERAYALTTQRAQEEAKAGQNVSHMASMFKVAGARLNIERCELMVEAAGSRAFGWSGDGFDRDELAVTRGWLRSKGNSIEGGTTEVNLNVVAKRVLGLRDTQ
- a CDS encoding acyl-CoA dehydrogenase family protein, translating into MTFTLNEEQTLLRDAARDFCREQAPVARLRKLRDDKKNGVDPELWREMATMGWAGILVPDEYGGAGLGYVGLGLVLEAAGRTLAASPLHSTAMVGASALLLGGSDAQKAEWLPKIASGECVVAFAVDEGAHHAPKRSLLKIAGGKISGSKKYVADGHIADLFIVAGPKDLYLVRANASGVSRQALITVDSRGAADMTFDDAPAEALAGGAELVERVLDRAAAGLAAEMLGQAQEAFEITGEYLKTRKQFGQVIGGFQALQHRAAKMFTEIELTRSCVLAALDALDRGAGDVAALASLAKARAGDTLHLVSNEFVQMHGGIGMTDEHDAGLYLKRARVAEALYGSASYHRDRYARLLGF
- a CDS encoding transcriptional regulator, TetR family, which codes for MGRHIVVAVENYGAFLMTSEPSPRRPRSKPAPANVTTLDAEAWVEAAMDALAEGGVDAIRVDRLAKKLGVTRGSFYWHFKDHDALLRAVLRDWRRRATYRLRPRIERADATVKDWLKELLALPYSGPRAERGAAIELAIRLWARRDKDAARVVRVIDRTRLTYFAGLMEQRGVPAKDAKGRALLFYAFLMAEGTIVVDNKDEAMIAACERLLLDP